One genomic region from Anabaena sp. PCC 7108 encodes:
- the htpG gene encoding molecular chaperone HtpG, translating to MLEQGTISIHTENIFPIIKKSLYSDHQIFLRELVSNAVDAIQKLNMVSRAGEYSGEIGEAEITISIDKDNKTLSITDNGIGMTAEEVKKYINQVAFSSAEEFIHKYEGKSDQPIIGHFGLGFYSSFMVAQKVEIDTLSYKEGSQAVHWTCDGSPAFTLEDSTRTTRGTTITLTLQGEEEEFLEEARIRNLVKTYCDFMPVPIKLDGEALNKQKAAWRESPSNLTDEDYLEFYRYLYPFQEEPLLWVHLNTDYPFIINGIMYFPKMRPDVDVTKGQIKLFCNQVFVSDNCEEIIPQFLMPMRGVIDSTDIPLNVSRSALQGDRTVKRIGDYIAKKVGDRLKELYRDNREQYISAWKDLGTFVKFGVLNDDKFKKQVEDILIFRSTAQLETKPAETPAVEVQSSEGDVWQDVTSTSSNTGIPYTTIKEYLERNKERHENRVFYSTDEATQATYIQLHKNQGLEVLFMDSFIDTHFINFLEREYQDVKFTRVDSDLDNTLLDNKEGEIVDPTTNKTKSESIKELFEKALNKPKLNIRTEALKSDDPQGTPPAMVLLPEILRRLREMNAMMQQQNSEFPEDHILLVNTAHPLIQNLAHLSQGTIIQGDGQSPTEQLVKMICQHVYDLALMSQKGFDAEGMKSFVERSNDVLTKLTEQASK from the coding sequence ATGCTGTAGATGCTATCCAAAAATTGAACATGGTATCCCGCGCTGGGGAATATAGTGGAGAAATTGGTGAAGCAGAAATTACAATTAGCATTGATAAAGACAACAAAACCCTCTCCATTACTGATAATGGCATTGGTATGACCGCAGAGGAAGTAAAAAAATATATTAACCAAGTTGCTTTCTCTAGTGCTGAAGAATTTATTCACAAGTATGAAGGTAAATCAGACCAACCGATAATTGGTCACTTTGGTTTAGGCTTTTACTCCTCCTTCATGGTGGCGCAAAAAGTAGAGATTGATACTCTCTCATACAAAGAAGGTTCTCAAGCAGTACACTGGACTTGTGATGGTTCTCCAGCATTTACCCTAGAAGATTCAACCCGCACCACTCGCGGAACTACGATTACTCTCACTCTCCAAGGAGAAGAAGAGGAATTTTTAGAAGAAGCACGAATTAGAAATTTAGTCAAGACTTACTGCGACTTCATGCCAGTGCCGATTAAACTGGATGGTGAAGCATTAAATAAACAAAAAGCTGCTTGGCGCGAGTCTCCCAGTAATCTGACAGATGAAGATTATTTAGAATTTTACCGCTATCTGTATCCATTTCAAGAAGAACCTCTATTGTGGGTGCATCTGAATACAGATTATCCCTTTATTATTAACGGGATTATGTATTTCCCGAAAATGCGTCCTGATGTCGATGTGACTAAAGGACAAATCAAGTTATTCTGCAATCAAGTTTTTGTCAGTGATAACTGTGAAGAGATTATCCCGCAATTTTTGATGCCCATGCGGGGTGTAATTGATAGCACTGATATACCTTTGAACGTTTCTCGCAGTGCTTTACAAGGCGATCGCACAGTTAAAAGAATTGGTGACTACATAGCCAAGAAAGTAGGCGATCGCTTAAAGGAACTATACCGCGACAACCGCGAACAATACATCAGTGCCTGGAAAGACCTGGGAACCTTCGTAAAATTTGGTGTTCTTAACGACGACAAATTTAAAAAACAAGTTGAAGACATCCTCATCTTCCGCAGCACCGCCCAACTAGAAACCAAACCAGCCGAAACTCCTGCCGTTGAAGTACAATCTTCAGAAGGTGATGTTTGGCAAGATGTCACTTCCACCTCATCCAACACCGGCATACCCTACACAACCATCAAAGAGTACCTAGAACGCAACAAAGAACGCCACGAAAACCGCGTTTTCTACAGCACCGACGAAGCTACCCAAGCTACCTACATCCAACTACACAAAAACCAAGGTTTAGAAGTCCTATTTATGGACTCCTTCATCGATACCCACTTTATTAACTTCCTCGAACGTGAATATCAGGATGTTAAATTTACGCGGGTAGATTCTGACCTCGATAATACCCTGCTTGATAACAAAGAAGGCGAAATAGTTGACCCCACAACCAACAAAACCAAGAGTGAGTCAATTAAAGAACTATTTGAAAAAGCACTCAACAAACCCAAACTCAACATCCGCACCGAAGCCTTAAAATCAGATGACCCCCAAGGGACACCACCCGCAATGGTGTTGTTACCAGAAATTCTCCGTCGTCTGCGGGAAATGAACGCTATGATGCAACAGCAAAACAGTGAATTTCCTGAAGACCACATTTTACTCGTTAATACTGCTCACCCCCTCATTCAAAACCTGGCACATCTAAGCCAAGGTACTATCATTCAAGGTGATGGTCAGTCACCTACAGAGCAACTGGTGAAAATGATTTGTCAACACGTCTATGACTTAGCGCTGATGTCCCAAAAGGGTTTTGACGCTGAAGGAATGAAATCCTTTGTGGAACGTTCCAACGACGTACTCACCAAACTCACAGAACAAGCCAGCAAATAA